The Microbulbifer sp. YPW1 genome contains the following window.
CTGAATCAGATGCTAAGGCCATGCTGCCGGTATTCGTTTCCGGGACCGTACGCGGCCATGGATGGCCGTGTCCGAGCGCACAGGGATGTGCTTGTAGCGTGTCCCGGAAACGAATACCGGCAGCTTGGCCGCCACACAACCACCTACGAAGCACTAAATCCCAAAGCAACCACAAAGCTTCATACTCCTCTGTTATAAGCCCTGAGACCGTTTAGAACCCATTCGTCACAAACCGACCTTTCCCCTATCAGGTAAATGGGTATAACCTACAGACTGAACCCCCAGACTAAAGGTGCATGGAAACCAATTTGGAAACACAAGCCCTCGCTCACAGCATCACCCTTGAGCCAAATGACGCCCGCCGCCTGGCCAACCTCTGTGGCCAATTTGATCAACACCTGCGCCAGATAGAACAGCGACTGGAAATTGAGATCCGCAATCGCGGCAATCAGTTCGCCTTCTACGGCGATGCCAATTCGGCCCGCGCCGCCGGTGAGATCCTGAGTAACCTGTACAAGGAAACCGGATCCAACAACAACCTGACCCCGGACGAAATCCACCTCGCCCTGCAACAGTCGGACGTCGAACTGGTAAAAGGCGGGCAAAAGATCGAGGAAGGTGAAGGCGACCAGGTAGTGCTGATCCGCACCAAGAAGTGTTCCGTAAGGCCCCGGGGAATCAACCAGCGCAAATATGTTCGCGCGGTACAGAGCAACGATATCAACTTCGGCATCGGCCCAGCCGGTACCGGTAAAACCTACCTCGCCGTGGCCTGCGCCGTGGAAGCCCTGCTCAAGGACTCCGTGGAGCGTATCCTGCTGGTACGCCCGGCGGTAGAAGCAGGTGAGAAACTGGGCTTCCTGCCCGGCGACCTCAGCCAGAAGGTAGACCCCTACCTGCGCCCCCTGTACGACGCCCTCTTTGAAATGCTCGGTTTTGAAACCGTGGGCAAGCTCATCGAGCGCAACGTGATTGAGGTAGCGCCGCTGGCCTATATGCGCGGCCGTACCCTGAACAACGCCTTCGTGATTCTGGACGAGAGCCAGAACACCACCCGCGAACAGATGAAGATGTTCCTGACCCGTATCGGGTTCGGCTCCACCGCGGTGATCACCGGCGACCCCAGCCAGATCGACCTGCCCCGCGGACAGGCCTCGGGCCTGCGCCACGCCATCGAGGTACTGGATAACGTCAACGGCATCAGCTTTACCCACTTTGGCGCCAAGGACGTGGTCCGCCACCCGCTGGTTCAGCGCATTGTGGAGGCCTACGACATTCACGAAGCGGAAGTGGAATCTGAGCGCGAAGCGCGCAAGGCCGCAGCGCTGGAAGCCGCCGCCGGCAAAGCCGCTGGAGAAAATGCGGCCTGATGCCGCGCCCATGAACACCAGCCAATCCGAGAGCGGGGCCCAATCCGGGCCGCTCGAACCCGCTGACATCGCCCTCGATGTTCAGCGGGCTACCTCCTTTCCCGAACTCCCCAGCGACGACGAACTCGCCCGTTGGGCGGCAGCCGCCGTGGGCGGGCATCGGGCAGAAGCCGAGATATCCCTGCGCATCGTCGATGAAGGCGAAAGCGAGGCACTCAACAGCCAGTACCGCGGCAAGCAAAAGCCCACCAATGTGCTCTCATTCCCCGCCGATATCCCCGAAGAACTGGGTTTGCCCCTGCTTGGTGACCTGGTGATCTGCGCTCAGGTAGTGGCCAGGGAAGCGGAACAGCAGCACAAAGCCCTTTCCTCACACTGGGCACACATGGTGGTCCATGGCACACTGCATCTTTTGGGTTACGACCATATCGAGGACGATGAGGCCGAGATTATGGAAAATCTCGAAACCCGAATACTGGCAGGTCTGGGAATCGACGATCCCTACCGCCCCATAGATGAGCCGGCGCAAGGTGCGCCGGCCGAAAAAATTTCAGACGGAACCGACGAGTAACGCGGAGTATGGCCACATCCATGACCACCGACGAACCCCCAAGTAGCTCCTCCTCCAACCGCCCGCGATCGGGTG
Protein-coding sequences here:
- the ybeY gene encoding rRNA maturation RNase YbeY — translated: MNTSQSESGAQSGPLEPADIALDVQRATSFPELPSDDELARWAAAAVGGHRAEAEISLRIVDEGESEALNSQYRGKQKPTNVLSFPADIPEELGLPLLGDLVICAQVVAREAEQQHKALSSHWAHMVVHGTLHLLGYDHIEDDEAEIMENLETRILAGLGIDDPYRPIDEPAQGAPAEKISDGTDE
- a CDS encoding PhoH family protein, which codes for METNLETQALAHSITLEPNDARRLANLCGQFDQHLRQIEQRLEIEIRNRGNQFAFYGDANSARAAGEILSNLYKETGSNNNLTPDEIHLALQQSDVELVKGGQKIEEGEGDQVVLIRTKKCSVRPRGINQRKYVRAVQSNDINFGIGPAGTGKTYLAVACAVEALLKDSVERILLVRPAVEAGEKLGFLPGDLSQKVDPYLRPLYDALFEMLGFETVGKLIERNVIEVAPLAYMRGRTLNNAFVILDESQNTTREQMKMFLTRIGFGSTAVITGDPSQIDLPRGQASGLRHAIEVLDNVNGISFTHFGAKDVVRHPLVQRIVEAYDIHEAEVESEREARKAAALEAAAGKAAGENAA